The following nucleotide sequence is from Bacteroidales bacterium.
TGAAGTTCAACAACTAATAAAAGAAGATAAGGTAACACCTATATTAATTCGGCAGGTAACTATTTATCCTCAGGGTCGTTTGATGGGAGCATTGCTTAAAGGTGTTGATCCAAACCAACAGATTTTGGAATTACCTACAGCCGATATCCAAAATTCGCAAAATAAATACGCTGCCATTATTGGTGAAGAAATGGCAAAAACTACAAAACTAAAAGTTGGAGATCAGCTACTTGTGCGCTGGCGCGATAAAAATGGAACTTTTGACGCACTCGATATAGAAATCGTTTCCATTTTCAGTTGCAATGTTCCACATGTTGAAAACGGAACAATTTATATGAATATTGAAGTCGTACAGGAAATGACCGATTTGCAAAATCAGGCTACGATGCTAATTACAAATCGTGATTACGAAAATACAAAACTCGACGGATGGAAATTCAAAGACTTAGATTTCTTACTGGCCGAATTTAACAGAATTATAGAATCGAAAAAAAGCGGAGGAATGGTACTCCAAGCAATACTACTTCTTTTAGCTTTATTGGCGGTATTTGATACGCAAGTACTTTCCATATTTCGTCGTCAGAAAGAAATAGGCACCTATATAGCTTTAGGTTTAACAAGAACAAAGATAGTGGGTATTTTTACTGTTGAAGGAGCAGCACATAGCATTTTGGCTGCTATTGTA
It contains:
- a CDS encoding FtsX-like permease family protein; this encodes MLAIKLAFRNLMGAGLRTWLNVVVLSFAFVLIIFYNGMMDGWNRQARNDTQDWEIGNGQFWSPSYDKFDPYTIADSHTEISDEVQQLIKEDKVTPILIRQVTIYPQGRLMGALLKGVDPNQQILELPTADIQNSQNKYAAIIGEEMAKTTKLKVGDQLLVRWRDKNGTFDALDIEIVSIFSCNVPHVENGTIYMNIEVVQEMTDLQNQATMLITNRDYENTKLDGWKFKDLDFLLAEFNRIIESKKSGGMVLQAILLLLALLAVFDTQVLSIFRRQKEIGTYIALGLTRTKIVGIFTVEGAAHSILAAIVGAIYGIPLFIYLSKVGIYYGDIAKSSGLTMAETLYPYYSAGLIITSVIIVIISSTIVSYLPAHKISKMNPTQALKGKIQ